The Amycolatopsis sp. DG1A-15b genome window below encodes:
- a CDS encoding HEAT repeat domain-containing protein yields MVQWGEERKSWDVAFRELVEGEPLMGFLELAGALQMEPGQWLPSASDAAPEVLRYVEDRQAPERFRVLYIVEMVARAARAATVDERWPAVWADAVPRLITLLDDPADAVRRAAALALAEAPEPGTVLDALFDRFGREEAEAVRAGLVVAIGELGGESVLPWLAGQANEAALAVAAWVSIARITGEVPADRLVDALCGDPTPYEGLHGIDSSSDLLRWAVEPLAPEQQTEVLLALTANPAFSTAVLYVAGELAGDRPPMAEALVPVFGRLLETSERGVAAARLADLAPAAAGYADRLFALIDDAAPAEKIGTLIVAEVRDMALWALLKLRDRRAVAPLLALCTERMRAERPLIGSGWFPTPQGDVPNLRELFGHAPEFADEVLPWVGDLLRQGGSAVVLQVTRLLTDWGPAAAPAAQDLTPKLGSDDPRVVEWSADCLAVLGVADEQVLAALAEATHRTPLPWAARGAAATALAVLGGDQAAADELLAEGLARGERAAVERLAALGSAAAHHVPALRAFDRSWPEGEVAVARALARLTGDAGEAVPVLLGVLAEMKPKQAYDAEEAAVRGLAELGPLPAEAAPVLRRILAVEERQILSGDIRRERAFRRDVARALANCA; encoded by the coding sequence GTGGTGCAGTGGGGGGAAGAGCGGAAGTCCTGGGACGTCGCGTTCCGCGAGCTGGTCGAAGGCGAACCGCTCATGGGCTTCCTGGAGCTGGCCGGCGCGCTGCAGATGGAGCCGGGGCAGTGGCTGCCGTCGGCTTCCGACGCCGCGCCCGAAGTGCTGCGGTACGTCGAGGATCGGCAAGCCCCGGAACGCTTCCGGGTGCTCTACATCGTCGAGATGGTGGCGCGCGCCGCCCGTGCGGCGACGGTCGACGAGCGCTGGCCCGCGGTCTGGGCGGACGCCGTCCCGCGGCTGATCACCCTGCTGGACGACCCGGCCGACGCGGTCCGGCGAGCCGCTGCCCTCGCACTGGCGGAGGCGCCGGAGCCCGGGACGGTGCTGGACGCCCTGTTCGACCGCTTCGGCCGGGAAGAGGCCGAAGCCGTACGCGCCGGGCTCGTGGTCGCGATCGGGGAGCTGGGCGGCGAAAGCGTGCTGCCGTGGCTGGCCGGGCAGGCGAACGAGGCCGCGCTCGCCGTCGCGGCGTGGGTGTCGATCGCCCGGATCACCGGCGAAGTCCCGGCGGACCGGCTCGTCGACGCGTTGTGCGGCGATCCGACCCCCTACGAAGGCCTGCACGGCATCGACAGCTCGTCGGACCTCCTGCGGTGGGCGGTCGAACCCCTGGCCCCGGAGCAGCAGACGGAGGTGCTGCTCGCGCTGACGGCGAACCCGGCGTTCAGCACCGCGGTGCTGTACGTCGCCGGCGAGCTCGCCGGCGACCGGCCGCCGATGGCCGAAGCGCTCGTTCCGGTGTTCGGCCGGTTGCTGGAGACGTCCGAGCGGGGCGTGGCCGCTGCCCGGCTCGCGGATCTCGCACCGGCTGCGGCCGGGTACGCCGATCGGCTGTTCGCGCTGATCGACGATGCGGCCCCGGCGGAAAAGATCGGGACTCTCATCGTCGCCGAAGTACGCGACATGGCGTTGTGGGCGTTGCTGAAACTGCGGGATCGCCGAGCGGTGGCGCCGCTGCTGGCCCTGTGCACCGAACGGATGCGGGCCGAACGGCCCCTCATCGGCTCGGGATGGTTCCCGACACCGCAGGGCGACGTGCCGAACCTGCGCGAGCTGTTCGGGCACGCACCGGAATTCGCCGACGAGGTGCTGCCCTGGGTCGGTGACCTCCTGCGGCAGGGCGGTTCGGCGGTCGTTCTGCAGGTGACGCGTCTGCTGACCGACTGGGGTCCGGCGGCCGCCCCGGCGGCGCAGGACCTGACGCCGAAGCTCGGCTCCGATGATCCGCGGGTCGTGGAGTGGAGCGCCGATTGCCTCGCGGTACTGGGCGTGGCCGACGAGCAGGTGCTGGCCGCGCTCGCCGAGGCCACCCACCGCACGCCGCTGCCGTGGGCCGCCCGCGGCGCCGCCGCGACCGCCCTCGCCGTCCTGGGCGGTGACCAGGCGGCCGCCGACGAACTCCTGGCCGAAGGGCTCGCCCGAGGTGAACGGGCCGCGGTCGAGCGGCTCGCGGCGCTGGGCTCGGCCGCGGCGCACCACGTCCCGGCCCTGCGGGCGTTCGATCGCTCCTGGCCGGAGGGAGAGGTGGCGGTCGCTCGCGCGCTGGCCCGCCTCACCGGCGACGCCGGAGAAGCGGTGCCGGTGCTGCTCGGCGTACTCGCCGAAATGAAGCCGAAGCAGGCCTACGATGCCGAGGAAGCGGCGGTGCGCGGGCTGGCGGAGCTGGGGCCGTTGCCCGCGGAAGCGGCTCCGGTGCTGCGCCGGATCCTGGCCGTGGAAGAGCGGCAGATCCTGAGCGGCGACATTCGCCGGGAGCGGGCGTTCCGCCGGGACGTCGCCCGGGCCCTGGCGAACTGCGCCTGA
- a CDS encoding carbohydrate ABC transporter permease, which yields MAMGTVTTGRKVRWGLVDILVLVFALVPVLWVVSLSFKTKDTLTDGSFIPQAWTWQNYADIFQTSEFLLALVNSIGIAIISTLIAVVLGTMAAYAVARLDFPGKQLLVGLSLLIAMFPQVSLVTPLFNIERNIGLFDTWPGLILPYITFALPLSIYTLSAFFREIPWELEKAAKMDGATPAQAFRRVIAPLAAPGVFTTAILVFIFCWNDFLFAISLTSTTASRTVPAALSFFTGASQFEDPTGQVSAAAVVITIPIIVFVLFFQRRIVAGLTSGAVKG from the coding sequence ATGGCGATGGGAACCGTCACGACGGGCCGCAAGGTCAGGTGGGGCCTCGTCGACATCCTCGTGCTGGTGTTCGCGCTGGTGCCGGTGCTCTGGGTGGTTTCGCTGTCGTTCAAGACCAAGGACACGCTGACCGACGGGAGCTTCATCCCGCAGGCGTGGACCTGGCAGAACTACGCGGACATCTTCCAGACGTCGGAGTTCCTGCTGGCGCTGGTCAACTCGATCGGCATCGCGATCATCTCGACGCTGATCGCCGTGGTGCTGGGCACGATGGCCGCGTACGCGGTCGCCCGGCTCGACTTCCCCGGCAAGCAGCTGCTCGTCGGGCTGTCGCTGCTGATCGCGATGTTCCCGCAGGTGTCGCTGGTGACGCCGTTGTTCAACATCGAGCGGAACATCGGGCTGTTCGACACGTGGCCGGGGCTGATCCTGCCCTACATCACGTTCGCGCTGCCGCTGTCGATCTACACGCTGTCCGCGTTCTTCCGGGAGATCCCGTGGGAACTGGAAAAGGCGGCGAAGATGGATGGCGCGACGCCGGCACAGGCGTTCCGCCGGGTGATCGCGCCACTGGCCGCGCCGGGCGTGTTCACCACGGCGATCCTGGTGTTCATCTTCTGCTGGAACGACTTCCTGTTCGCCATCTCGCTGACGTCGACCACGGCGTCGCGCACGGTGCCGGCGGCGCTGTCGTTCTTCACCGGGGCCTCGCAGTTCGAGGACCCGACCGGGCAGGTGAGCGCGGCCGCGGTCGTCATCACCATCCCGATCATTGTGTTCGTGTTGTTCTTCCAGCGTCGCATCGTGGCGGGGCTGACCTCCGGTGCGGTGAAGGGGTAG
- the ugpC gene encoding sn-glycerol-3-phosphate ABC transporter ATP-binding protein UgpC: MAEIVLDKVSKKYPDGALAVSEVDMTIGDGEFLVLVGPSGCGKSTMLNMVAGLEDITSGELRIDGQRVNEKAPKDRDIAMVFQSYALYPHMSVRENMAFPLRLAKVDDKTVRAKVEEAATILDLTAHLDRKPANLSGGQRQRVAMGRAIVRNPKAFLMDEPLSNLDAKLRGQMRTSVSKIQKQLGTTTLYVTHDQTEAMTLGDRVVVLRAGYVQQIGSPQFLYDNPANLFVAGFIGSPSMNFVPATLENNELRSALGTTPLTDRVRQLVERANAPRDVIVGIRPEHFADAALVEAGQKTGGGTFTAHIDVLESMGSEKFAHFTLEGEAATAAELAELAADSGSADVPGGESQVVARLSAESSAAENADLEVWYDADKIKLFDPSNGKNLTYED; the protein is encoded by the coding sequence ATGGCAGAGATCGTGCTCGACAAGGTGTCGAAGAAGTACCCCGACGGCGCGCTCGCGGTGTCCGAAGTGGACATGACCATCGGGGACGGCGAGTTCCTCGTCCTGGTCGGCCCGTCCGGCTGCGGGAAGTCGACCATGCTGAACATGGTGGCCGGGCTGGAGGACATCACCTCCGGCGAGCTGCGCATCGACGGGCAGCGCGTCAACGAGAAGGCCCCGAAGGACCGGGACATCGCGATGGTGTTCCAGTCCTACGCGCTCTACCCGCACATGAGCGTCCGGGAGAACATGGCCTTCCCGCTGCGGCTGGCCAAGGTCGACGACAAGACCGTGCGGGCGAAGGTGGAGGAAGCGGCGACGATCCTCGACCTGACCGCGCACCTGGACCGCAAGCCGGCCAACCTCTCCGGTGGCCAGCGCCAGCGCGTCGCGATGGGCCGGGCGATCGTCCGCAACCCGAAGGCGTTCCTGATGGACGAGCCGCTGTCCAACCTGGATGCCAAGCTCCGCGGCCAGATGCGCACGTCGGTGTCGAAGATCCAGAAGCAGCTCGGCACGACGACGCTGTACGTGACGCACGACCAGACCGAGGCCATGACCCTGGGCGACCGGGTTGTGGTGCTGCGGGCCGGGTACGTGCAGCAGATCGGCTCGCCGCAGTTCCTCTACGACAACCCGGCGAACCTGTTCGTGGCCGGGTTCATCGGCTCGCCGTCGATGAACTTCGTCCCGGCGACGCTGGAGAACAACGAGCTGCGCAGCGCGCTGGGCACCACGCCGCTGACCGACCGCGTCCGGCAGCTGGTGGAGCGGGCGAACGCGCCCCGCGACGTCATCGTCGGCATCCGGCCGGAGCACTTCGCGGACGCGGCGCTGGTCGAGGCCGGGCAGAAGACGGGCGGCGGCACGTTCACCGCGCACATCGACGTGCTCGAGTCGATGGGCTCGGAGAAGTTCGCCCACTTCACGCTGGAGGGCGAAGCCGCCACCGCCGCGGAGCTGGCCGAACTGGCCGCGGACAGCGGGTCCGCGGACGTGCCGGGCGGGGAGTCCCAGGTCGTGGCGCGCCTTTCGGCGGAGTCGTCGGCGGCGGAGAACGCCGACCTCGAGGTCTGGTACGACGCGGACAAGATCAAGCTGTTCGACCCGTCGAACGGCAAGAACCTCACCTACGAGGACTGA
- a CDS encoding PspC domain-containing protein codes for MSAPVTRRLSRPRHGRMIGGVCAGLAQRYGMKPGTVRLLAVLSCLLPGPQFVAYLIMWAVIPSE; via the coding sequence ATGAGCGCACCGGTCACCCGCAGGCTGTCCCGCCCCCGCCACGGCCGCATGATCGGCGGCGTCTGCGCGGGCCTGGCGCAGCGGTACGGCATGAAGCCCGGCACCGTGCGGCTGCTGGCCGTGCTGTCCTGCCTGCTGCCCGGGCCGCAGTTCGTGGCCTACCTGATCATGTGGGCGGTCATCCCGTCCGAGTAA
- a CDS encoding sugar ABC transporter permease, which yields MTVQDSTPAGTAGATVAGEATAGKKGKPALSEGKKAERRLGLWLCAPAFVVMIAVTGYPILYSVWLSLQRYDLRFPAQQQFIGFDNYAAVLSSSYWWTAFGTTMFLTVVSVAIEFVLGMALALIMHRTLVGRGLVRTVALIPYGIVTVVAAFSWYYAWTPKTGYLANMLASDAAPLTEQWPSLFIIIGAEVWKTTPFMALLLMAGLALVPDDLLKAAAMDGATAWQRFTKVMLPVMKPAILVALLFRTLDAFRIFDNIYVLTNGAQDTGSVSMQTYDNLVKGLNLGIGSTMAVLIFITVAIIAFLFIKVFGTAAPGSDNGGKR from the coding sequence GTGACCGTCCAGGACTCGACCCCGGCCGGCACCGCCGGGGCCACGGTCGCCGGGGAGGCGACCGCCGGCAAGAAGGGCAAACCCGCCCTCTCCGAAGGGAAGAAGGCCGAGCGGCGGCTCGGGCTGTGGCTGTGCGCACCCGCGTTCGTCGTGATGATCGCGGTCACCGGCTACCCGATCCTCTACTCGGTCTGGCTGTCGCTGCAGCGGTACGACCTGCGGTTCCCGGCGCAGCAGCAGTTCATCGGCTTCGACAACTACGCCGCCGTGCTGTCCAGCTCGTACTGGTGGACGGCGTTCGGCACCACGATGTTCCTCACCGTGGTGTCGGTGGCGATCGAGTTCGTGCTCGGCATGGCGCTGGCGCTGATCATGCACCGGACGCTCGTCGGCCGCGGCCTGGTCCGCACCGTCGCGCTGATCCCGTACGGCATCGTCACGGTCGTCGCGGCGTTCTCGTGGTACTACGCGTGGACGCCGAAGACCGGGTACCTGGCGAACATGCTGGCGTCCGACGCGGCGCCGCTGACCGAACAGTGGCCGTCGCTGTTCATCATCATCGGCGCCGAGGTGTGGAAGACCACGCCGTTCATGGCGCTGCTGCTGATGGCCGGCCTGGCGCTGGTGCCGGACGACCTGCTCAAGGCGGCGGCGATGGACGGCGCGACCGCGTGGCAGCGGTTCACGAAGGTGATGCTGCCGGTGATGAAGCCGGCCATCCTGGTGGCGCTGCTGTTCCGCACGCTCGACGCGTTCCGCATCTTCGACAACATCTACGTGCTCACCAACGGCGCGCAGGACACCGGATCGGTGTCCATGCAGACCTACGACAACCTGGTGAAGGGGCTCAACCTCGGCATCGGGTCGACGATGGCGGTGCTGATCTTCATCACGGTGGCGATCATCGCCTTCCTCTTCATCAAGGTGTTCGGCACCGCCGCACCCGGATCCGACAACGGGGGTAAGCGCTGA
- a CDS encoding TetR/AcrR family transcriptional regulator, producing MARDAGPAAPARPLRRDAELNRRRILASAREVFGRRGLEATLDDIAHHAGLGVGTVYRRFPSKEHLVEAMFAERMAEIGDLAVEALKADDAWQAFVDFTWKAAELHSADRGLREIMLSNKFGHEHVAEKKARMVPLITQLIERAQAAGGLRPDFAPSDMAIVHMMIGSVVEFTCAVDPGLWRRSLAMLLDGLRAEPGTPSALPHPPLDEQEIEEAMSCWRP from the coding sequence ATGGCACGGGACGCTGGTCCCGCCGCACCGGCGCGGCCGCTGCGGCGTGACGCTGAACTCAACCGCCGTCGCATCCTCGCGTCGGCCCGCGAAGTGTTCGGCCGGCGCGGGCTCGAAGCCACGCTGGACGACATCGCCCACCACGCCGGCCTCGGCGTCGGCACGGTCTACCGCCGCTTCCCCAGCAAGGAACACCTGGTCGAAGCGATGTTCGCCGAGCGGATGGCGGAAATCGGCGACCTCGCCGTGGAAGCGCTGAAGGCCGATGACGCGTGGCAGGCGTTCGTCGACTTCACGTGGAAGGCGGCCGAGCTGCACTCCGCCGACCGCGGGCTGCGCGAAATCATGCTGTCCAACAAGTTCGGCCACGAGCACGTCGCCGAAAAGAAAGCCCGCATGGTGCCGTTGATCACACAGCTCATCGAGCGCGCCCAGGCGGCCGGCGGGTTGCGGCCGGACTTCGCCCCTTCGGACATGGCGATCGTGCACATGATGATCGGCTCGGTGGTGGAGTTCACGTGCGCGGTGGACCCGGGCCTCTGGCGGCGGTCCCTCGCCATGCTGCTCGACGGGCTCCGCGCCGAGCCCGGCACGCCGTCGGCGCTGCCCCACCCGCCGCTCGACGAGCAGGAGATCGAGGAAGCGATGTCCTGCTGGCGCCCCTGA